The Erigeron canadensis isolate Cc75 chromosome 4, C_canadensis_v1, whole genome shotgun sequence genome window below encodes:
- the LOC122596035 gene encoding probable glutathione S-transferase isoform X1: MEKQQEEVILLDYWASMFGMRVRIALAEKGIPYEYSEQDLRNKSQLLLDMNPVHKKIPILIHKGKPICESSIIVEYIDEVWNDKAPLFPSDSYAKASARFWANFIDTKLYQIGRNLCTLKGEEHEASKNEFIDCLKLLEGELGDKPYFGGDNFGYLDVSLIPFYSWFQAYETYGKIDFEQECPKLMNWAKRCIKNKESVSNTLPDMQEILAFVRRMRKIFGIDD, encoded by the exons ATGGAGAAACAACAAGAAGAAGTGATTCTATTAGATTATTGGGCAAGCATGTTTGGTATGAGGGTCAGGATTGCACTTGCTGAAAAGGGTATTCCTTATGAATACAGTGAACAAGATTTAAGGAACAAAAGTCAGCTTCTTTTGGACATGAACCCTGTTCACAAGAAAATCCCCATTTTAATCCACAAAGGGAAGCCCATTTGTGAGTCTAGCATAATTGTTGAATATATTGATGAAGTTTGGAATGATAAAGCTCCTTTGTTTCCTTCTGATTCTTATGCTAAAGCTTCTGCTAGGTTTTGGGCTAACTTTATTGACACCAAG TTATACCAAATTGGGAGGAATTTGTGCACGTTAAAAGGTGAAGAACACGAAGCATCTAAGAACGAATTCATAGATTGCCTTAAATTGCTTGAAGGAGAGCTTGGCGACAAGCCCTACTTTGGAGGTGACAATTTCGGGTACCTTGATGTGTCTTTAATCCCATTTTATTCATGGTTTCAAGCGTATGAAACCTATGGGAAAATCGACTTTGAACAAGAATGCCCAAAACTGATGAATTGGGCCAAAAGATGCATTAAGAACAAGGAGAGTGTGTCTAACACTCTTCCTGATATGCAGGAGATCTTGGCTTTTGTTCGGAGGATGAGGAAAATATTTGGAATCGATGACTAG
- the LOC122595579 gene encoding probable glutathione S-transferase, with translation MEKKELVLLDYWVSMFGMRVRIALAEKGISYEYREEDLLKTKSQLLLDMNPIHKKVPVLIHNGKPICESSIIVEYIDEVWNDKPPLFPSDSYCKARAKFWADFINNKLYQAGRKLYTTKGEEHEASRKEFIDCYKLLEEELGDKPYFGGESFGYLDLSLIPFYSWFQAYETYGKIKIEQECPKLIVWAKRCIQNKESVSNTLPDHEKVFAIVQQIRKRYGLDD, from the exons ATGGAGAAAAAAGAACTGGTTCTACTTGATTATTGGGTAAGCATGTTTGGCATGAGAGTCAGGATCGCTCTTGCAGAAAAGGGTATTTCATACGAGTATCGTGAAGAGGATCTGCTCAAAACCAAAAGCCAGCTTCTTTTGGACATGAACCCGATTCACAAAAAGGTCCCGGTTCTCATCCACAACGGCAAACCCATATGTGAGTCTAGCATCATCGTCGAATATATTGATGAAGTTTGGAATGATAAACCTCCGTTGTTTCCTTCTGACTCTTATTGCAAAGCTCGTGCCAAGTTTTGGGCCGACTTTATCAACAACAAg CTATACCAAGCTGGGAGGAAGCTTTACACTACAAAAGGCGAAGAACATGAAGCGTCAAGGAAAGAGTTCATAGATTGCTATAAATTGTTGGAAGAAGAGCTTGGAGACAAGCCTTACTTTGGAGGTGAAAGTTTCGGGTACCTTGATTTATCTTTAATCCCGTTTTACTCGTGGTTTCAAGCTTATGAAACCTATGGGAAGATCAAAATCGAACAAGAATGCCCGAAACTGATTGTTTGGGCTAAAAGGTGCATTCAAAACAAGGAAAGTGTTTCTAACACTCTTCCTGACCATGAAAAGGTCTTTGCCATTGTTCAACAAATTAGGAAAAGATATGGACTAGATGATTAG
- the LOC122598590 gene encoding leucine-rich repeat receptor-like serine/threonine-protein kinase At1g17230 isoform X2, which translates to MKSFELDQKHLLAFMVLSIFSNFVFGHSVNDEGVVLLEFKLSLADPSRNLDSWNQSDLTPCNWIGIGCTNDHMVSSINLHGFNLSGSLSPTICKLSYLTILNMSQNFISGLIPNGLASCKHLEVLDLCTNRLHDVFPSQITTLSSLKVLSLCENYISGEIPDVIGNMGSLEELVIYSNNLTGMIPKSIGRLKKLKIIRAGVNSLSGPIPSEISECESMEVFGLAQNKLEGSFPRELQKLKNLTSLVLWQNLLSGDIPPEIGNFSRLELLALHANSFSGNIPKEIGKLAQLKRLYLYTNQLNGSIPDELGNCLELVEMDLSENRLTGVIPKKLGQITNLRLLHLFENLLVGGIPNELSNLKELRKLDLSINNLTGEIPLGFQNIPFLESFQLFDNHLEGSIPPLIGASSNLSVLDISMNNLVGIIPPHLCKSQKLMFLSLGSNKLSGNIPHGVKSCKSLIQLMLGDNLLTGSLPLEFSNLYNLSALELHQNHFTGPLTPEIGQLKNLKRLHLSDNYFFGHIPPEIGNLAQLVTFNVSSNRLSGDIPNELMNCLNIQRLDLSRNWFTGQVPFRIGNLVNLELLKLSDNRMNGRIPTSLGKLARLTELQMGGNFFSGNVPFELGQLSTLQISLNISHNKLSGSIPQNLGSLLMLESLYLNNNQLVGEIPASIGQLVSLLVCNLSNNNLYGAVPDTPIFKRMDSSNFAGNKGLCILSSNQNHCLSSSIPRPNQHSGFSKDKVVSIVSGTVGFFSFIFAMGVCWAIKNRKPVCVPLPEEHAKPDVLDSYYFPKAGFKYQDLVEATHNFSDDVVIGKGACGVVYKAVMADGQFVAVKKLKSGDGGAIVDRSFLAEISTLGKIRHKNIVKLYGFCYHQESNLLLYEYMENGSLGELLHDPKLFTEI; encoded by the exons ATGAAAAGTTTTGAACTTGATCAAAAACATCTTTTAGCTTTCATGGTACTATCTATTTTTTCGAATTTCGTATTTGGTCATTCGGTTAACGATGAGGGTGTCGTGCTTTTGGAGTTCAAACTCTCTCTTGCAGACCCGAGTAGGAATCTTGATTCATGGAATCAATCTGATTTAACTCCGTGTAATTGGATTGGTATAGGATGTACCAATGATCATATGGTAAGTTCTATAAACCTTCATGGTTTTAATTTATCGGGTTCTTTATCACCAACCATTTGTAAGCTTTCATACTTAACCATTTTAAACATGTCACAAAACTTCATTTCTGGCCTCATTCCTAATGGTTTAGCTTCTTGTAAACATTTGGAGGTTTTAGACCTTTGTACAAATAGGCTGCATGATGTTTTCCCTAGCCAAATTACGACACTTTCCTCCCTTAAAGTGCTTTCGTTATGTGAAAACTACATTAGTGGTGAGATACCTGATGTCATTGGGAATATGGGTTCATTAGAAGAGCTTGTTATTTATAGTAATAATCTTACTGGAATGATTCCCAAGTCCATTGGTAGATTGAAAAAACTTAAGATTATAAGGGCAGGGGTGAATTCTTTATCGGGCCCGATTCCTAGTGAGATTAGTGAATGTGAAAGCATGGAGGTTTTTGGGTTAGCACAAAATAAGTTAGAGGGATCATTTCCTAGAGAGCTTCAAAAGCTCAAGAATCTAACTAGTTTGGTTCTTTGGCAAAATCTTTTATCTGGTGACATTCCACCCGAAATTGGGAATTTTAGTCGTCTGGAATTGCTTGCACTTCATGCAAACTCTTTCTCTGGAAACATTCCGAAAGAAATTGGTAAGCTAGCACAACTGAAAAGGTTGTACTTGTATACCAACCAGTTAAATGGTTCCATCCCAGATGAGTTAGGAAACTGTTTGGAGTTAGTAGAGATGGATCTTTCTGAAAACCGTTTAACTGGAGTTATCCCAAAAAAGTTAGGCCAGATCACGAACCTTCGTCTGCTTCATCTTTTTGAAAACCTCCTTGTGGGAGGCATTCCAAATGAGCTTTCAAATTTGAAAGAGCTTCGCAAGCTAGACTTGTCGATAAATAATCTAACAGGGGAAATTCCTTTAGGGTTTCAAAACATTCCATTTTTGGAAAGTTTTCAGCTTTTTGATAATCATCTTGAAGGAAGTATCCCTCCATTGATAGGAGCTAGTAGTAACCTCTCAGTTCTTGATATTTCCATGAATAATCTTGTTGGAATCATACCTCCACATCTTTGCAAATCTCAAAAACTAATGTTTCTAAGCCTGGGATCAAATAAGTTGTCTGGTAACATTCCACATGGTGTAAAATCATGCAAATCTCTTATACAACTGATGTTAGGAGATAATTTGCTCACGGGTAGCCTCCCTCTTGAATTCTCCAATCTTTATAACCTTTCTGCTCTAGAACTTCATCAAAACCACTTCACCGGGCCTTTGACCCCGGAAATAGGCCAGTTAAAGAACTTGAAAAGGCTTCACTTGTCTGACAACTACTTTTTCGGTCACATTCCTCCTGAAATAGGAAATTTGGCTCAGCTTGTTACATTTAATGTCTCTTCTAACCGTCTGTCTGGAGACATTCCTAATGAGCTTATGAATTGTTTAAATATCCAAAGGCTTGATCTTAGTAGGAACTGGTTTACGGGCCAGGTTCCTTTTAGAATTGGCAATTTGGTAAACCTTGAATTGCTTAAGCTGTCTGATAACAGAATGAATGGGCGGATACCAACCTCACTAGGGAAGCTGGCCCGTCTTACTGAGTTGCAAATGGGTGGTAATTTTTTCTCAGGTAATGTCCCTTTTGAGCTTGGTCAGCTCAGCACTCTCCAAATTTCACTCAATATCAGTCATAACAAGCTTTCCGGCTCCATACCTCAGAATCTTGGAAGCTTGTTAATGCTGGAATCCCTATATTTGAACAATAATCAACTTGTTGGAGAGATTCCTGCATCCATCGGGCAGTTAGTTAGCCTTTTGGTCTGTAATCTTTCGAACAATAACCTGTATGGGGCGGTTCCAGATACCCCCATCTTTAAAAGGATGGATTCTAGCAACTTTGCAGGAAACAAAGGGCTATGCATTTTGAGCTCAAACCAAAACCACTGTTTGTCTTCTTCAATCCCACGACCCAACCAGCATTCTGGATTCTCTAAAGATAAAGTAGTGAGCATTGTTTCGGGTACAGTTGGGTTCTTCTCTTTCATTTTTGCAATGGGTGTGTGTTGGGCTATAAAGAACCGAAAACCTGTTTGTGTGCCACTTCCTGAAGAACATGCTAAGCCCGATGTTTTGGACAGTTATTACTTTCCAAAAGCCGGGTTCAAATATCAGGATCTTGTTGAAGCAACTCATAATTTTTCAGATGATGTTGTGATTGGAAAAGGGGCATGTGGGGTGGTGTACAAGGCAGTGATGGCTGATGGTCAGTTTGTCGCGGTGAAGAAGTTGAAATCTGGTGATGGTGGTGCCATTGTTGACCGTAGCTTCCTTGCTGAAATATCAACTCTTGGAAAAATTCGCCACAAGAACATTGTGAAGCTTTATGGTTTTTGCTACCACCAGGAATCAAATCTTttgttatacgagtatatggAAAACGGGAGTTTAGGAGAATTACTTCATG ACCCCAAATTATTCACCGAGAtataa
- the LOC122598590 gene encoding leucine-rich repeat receptor-like serine/threonine-protein kinase At1g17230 isoform X1 translates to MKSFELDQKHLLAFMVLSIFSNFVFGHSVNDEGVVLLEFKLSLADPSRNLDSWNQSDLTPCNWIGIGCTNDHMVSSINLHGFNLSGSLSPTICKLSYLTILNMSQNFISGLIPNGLASCKHLEVLDLCTNRLHDVFPSQITTLSSLKVLSLCENYISGEIPDVIGNMGSLEELVIYSNNLTGMIPKSIGRLKKLKIIRAGVNSLSGPIPSEISECESMEVFGLAQNKLEGSFPRELQKLKNLTSLVLWQNLLSGDIPPEIGNFSRLELLALHANSFSGNIPKEIGKLAQLKRLYLYTNQLNGSIPDELGNCLELVEMDLSENRLTGVIPKKLGQITNLRLLHLFENLLVGGIPNELSNLKELRKLDLSINNLTGEIPLGFQNIPFLESFQLFDNHLEGSIPPLIGASSNLSVLDISMNNLVGIIPPHLCKSQKLMFLSLGSNKLSGNIPHGVKSCKSLIQLMLGDNLLTGSLPLEFSNLYNLSALELHQNHFTGPLTPEIGQLKNLKRLHLSDNYFFGHIPPEIGNLAQLVTFNVSSNRLSGDIPNELMNCLNIQRLDLSRNWFTGQVPFRIGNLVNLELLKLSDNRMNGRIPTSLGKLARLTELQMGGNFFSGNVPFELGQLSTLQISLNISHNKLSGSIPQNLGSLLMLESLYLNNNQLVGEIPASIGQLVSLLVCNLSNNNLYGAVPDTPIFKRMDSSNFAGNKGLCILSSNQNHCLSSSIPRPNQHSGFSKDKVVSIVSGTVGFFSFIFAMGVCWAIKNRKPVCVPLPEEHAKPDVLDSYYFPKAGFKYQDLVEATHNFSDDVVIGKGACGVVYKAVMADGQFVAVKKLKSGDGGAIVDRSFLAEISTLGKIRHKNIVKLYGFCYHQESNLLLYEYMENGSLGELLHGNKNAHFLEWNDRYNIARGAAEGLSYLHYDCRPQIIHRDIKSNNILLDKMLQPHVGDFGLAKLMDNTYSKSMSAVAGSYGYIAPEYAYTMKVNEKCDIYSFGVVLLELVTGRLPVQPIDQGGDLVTYVRRSVHGMVPVSDVFDKRLDLSCKKTTDEMSLFLRIALFCTSPSPLNRPTIREVIAMMIDSREVIINSPSSPSSETPLDDSNSYKDYVERAEIGDYVTHLDHSSK, encoded by the exons ATGAAAAGTTTTGAACTTGATCAAAAACATCTTTTAGCTTTCATGGTACTATCTATTTTTTCGAATTTCGTATTTGGTCATTCGGTTAACGATGAGGGTGTCGTGCTTTTGGAGTTCAAACTCTCTCTTGCAGACCCGAGTAGGAATCTTGATTCATGGAATCAATCTGATTTAACTCCGTGTAATTGGATTGGTATAGGATGTACCAATGATCATATGGTAAGTTCTATAAACCTTCATGGTTTTAATTTATCGGGTTCTTTATCACCAACCATTTGTAAGCTTTCATACTTAACCATTTTAAACATGTCACAAAACTTCATTTCTGGCCTCATTCCTAATGGTTTAGCTTCTTGTAAACATTTGGAGGTTTTAGACCTTTGTACAAATAGGCTGCATGATGTTTTCCCTAGCCAAATTACGACACTTTCCTCCCTTAAAGTGCTTTCGTTATGTGAAAACTACATTAGTGGTGAGATACCTGATGTCATTGGGAATATGGGTTCATTAGAAGAGCTTGTTATTTATAGTAATAATCTTACTGGAATGATTCCCAAGTCCATTGGTAGATTGAAAAAACTTAAGATTATAAGGGCAGGGGTGAATTCTTTATCGGGCCCGATTCCTAGTGAGATTAGTGAATGTGAAAGCATGGAGGTTTTTGGGTTAGCACAAAATAAGTTAGAGGGATCATTTCCTAGAGAGCTTCAAAAGCTCAAGAATCTAACTAGTTTGGTTCTTTGGCAAAATCTTTTATCTGGTGACATTCCACCCGAAATTGGGAATTTTAGTCGTCTGGAATTGCTTGCACTTCATGCAAACTCTTTCTCTGGAAACATTCCGAAAGAAATTGGTAAGCTAGCACAACTGAAAAGGTTGTACTTGTATACCAACCAGTTAAATGGTTCCATCCCAGATGAGTTAGGAAACTGTTTGGAGTTAGTAGAGATGGATCTTTCTGAAAACCGTTTAACTGGAGTTATCCCAAAAAAGTTAGGCCAGATCACGAACCTTCGTCTGCTTCATCTTTTTGAAAACCTCCTTGTGGGAGGCATTCCAAATGAGCTTTCAAATTTGAAAGAGCTTCGCAAGCTAGACTTGTCGATAAATAATCTAACAGGGGAAATTCCTTTAGGGTTTCAAAACATTCCATTTTTGGAAAGTTTTCAGCTTTTTGATAATCATCTTGAAGGAAGTATCCCTCCATTGATAGGAGCTAGTAGTAACCTCTCAGTTCTTGATATTTCCATGAATAATCTTGTTGGAATCATACCTCCACATCTTTGCAAATCTCAAAAACTAATGTTTCTAAGCCTGGGATCAAATAAGTTGTCTGGTAACATTCCACATGGTGTAAAATCATGCAAATCTCTTATACAACTGATGTTAGGAGATAATTTGCTCACGGGTAGCCTCCCTCTTGAATTCTCCAATCTTTATAACCTTTCTGCTCTAGAACTTCATCAAAACCACTTCACCGGGCCTTTGACCCCGGAAATAGGCCAGTTAAAGAACTTGAAAAGGCTTCACTTGTCTGACAACTACTTTTTCGGTCACATTCCTCCTGAAATAGGAAATTTGGCTCAGCTTGTTACATTTAATGTCTCTTCTAACCGTCTGTCTGGAGACATTCCTAATGAGCTTATGAATTGTTTAAATATCCAAAGGCTTGATCTTAGTAGGAACTGGTTTACGGGCCAGGTTCCTTTTAGAATTGGCAATTTGGTAAACCTTGAATTGCTTAAGCTGTCTGATAACAGAATGAATGGGCGGATACCAACCTCACTAGGGAAGCTGGCCCGTCTTACTGAGTTGCAAATGGGTGGTAATTTTTTCTCAGGTAATGTCCCTTTTGAGCTTGGTCAGCTCAGCACTCTCCAAATTTCACTCAATATCAGTCATAACAAGCTTTCCGGCTCCATACCTCAGAATCTTGGAAGCTTGTTAATGCTGGAATCCCTATATTTGAACAATAATCAACTTGTTGGAGAGATTCCTGCATCCATCGGGCAGTTAGTTAGCCTTTTGGTCTGTAATCTTTCGAACAATAACCTGTATGGGGCGGTTCCAGATACCCCCATCTTTAAAAGGATGGATTCTAGCAACTTTGCAGGAAACAAAGGGCTATGCATTTTGAGCTCAAACCAAAACCACTGTTTGTCTTCTTCAATCCCACGACCCAACCAGCATTCTGGATTCTCTAAAGATAAAGTAGTGAGCATTGTTTCGGGTACAGTTGGGTTCTTCTCTTTCATTTTTGCAATGGGTGTGTGTTGGGCTATAAAGAACCGAAAACCTGTTTGTGTGCCACTTCCTGAAGAACATGCTAAGCCCGATGTTTTGGACAGTTATTACTTTCCAAAAGCCGGGTTCAAATATCAGGATCTTGTTGAAGCAACTCATAATTTTTCAGATGATGTTGTGATTGGAAAAGGGGCATGTGGGGTGGTGTACAAGGCAGTGATGGCTGATGGTCAGTTTGTCGCGGTGAAGAAGTTGAAATCTGGTGATGGTGGTGCCATTGTTGACCGTAGCTTCCTTGCTGAAATATCAACTCTTGGAAAAATTCGCCACAAGAACATTGTGAAGCTTTATGGTTTTTGCTACCACCAGGAATCAAATCTTttgttatacgagtatatggAAAACGGGAGTTTAGGAGAATTACTTCATGGTAACAAGAATGCTCATTTTCTTGAATGGAATGATAGATATAACATTGCTCGTGGAGCAGCTGAAGGCTTATCTTATCTTCATTATGACTGCAGACCCCAAATTATTCACCGAGAtataaaatcaaacaacatTTTATTGGACAAAATGCTTCAACCTCATGTTGGAGATTTTGGTTTAGCAAAGCTTATGGACAATACTTATTCGAAATCCATGTCAGCTGTTGCTGGTTCATATGGCTACATTGCTCCAG AGTATGCATACACAATGAAAGTAAACGAAAAGTGTGATATCTACAGTTTTGGAGTTGTTCTGTTGGAGCTTGTTACAGGGAGATTGCCTGTTCAGCCTATTGATCAGGGAGGGGATCTTGTGACATATGTTAGAAGATCGGTTCATGGGATGGTTCCAGTTTCTGATGTATTTGACAAAAGGTTAGATTTGAGTTGTAAAAAAACAACAGACGAGATGTCTCTATTTTTAAGGATAGCATTGTTTTGCACGAGTCCATCTCCGCTCAATAGGCCTACAATTAGAGAAGTCATAGCAATGATGATCGACTCTAGGGAAGTCATAATTAACTCACCGTCATCTCCGTCATCAGAAACTCCTCTAGATGATTCAAATTCTTACAAAG ATTATGTGGAGCGGGCAGAAATTGGAGATTATGTTACTCACTTGGATCATTCAAGTAAATAA
- the LOC122596035 gene encoding probable glutathione S-transferase isoform X2 — protein sequence MEKQQEEVILLDYWASMFGMRVRIALAEKGIPYEYSEQDLRNKSQLLLDMNPVHKKIPILIHKGKPICESSIIVEYIDEVWNDKAPLFPSDSYAKASARFWANFIDTKLYQIGRNLCTLKGEEHEASKNEFIDCLKLLEGELGDKPYFGGDLGFCSEDEENIWNR from the exons ATGGAGAAACAACAAGAAGAAGTGATTCTATTAGATTATTGGGCAAGCATGTTTGGTATGAGGGTCAGGATTGCACTTGCTGAAAAGGGTATTCCTTATGAATACAGTGAACAAGATTTAAGGAACAAAAGTCAGCTTCTTTTGGACATGAACCCTGTTCACAAGAAAATCCCCATTTTAATCCACAAAGGGAAGCCCATTTGTGAGTCTAGCATAATTGTTGAATATATTGATGAAGTTTGGAATGATAAAGCTCCTTTGTTTCCTTCTGATTCTTATGCTAAAGCTTCTGCTAGGTTTTGGGCTAACTTTATTGACACCAAG TTATACCAAATTGGGAGGAATTTGTGCACGTTAAAAGGTGAAGAACACGAAGCATCTAAGAACGAATTCATAGATTGCCTTAAATTGCTTGAAGGAGAGCTTGGCGACAAGCCCTACTTTGGAG GAGATCTTGGCTTTTGTTCGGAGGATGAGGAAAATATTTGGAATCGATGA